One genomic region from Pirellulales bacterium encodes:
- a CDS encoding cyclase family protein translates to MWRVVFGPLVLLLILVNVAPAESPLSLEDVVNGKARLVDLTYAINERAPYWPGDNYEPFRLRTIATLEKDGVLSKAFSMPEHLGTHLDAPNHFERNRPSVDQLPPTDLFAPGVVIDVSAQASMDADYQLTIADIERWERAHGAIPTKAVVLLYTGWGRFWDQPARYRNQDVRGVMHFPGYSAEAAQWLIDQCDARGIGIDTLSIDRGVSRDFATHHAVNRAGRYGLENIASLDELPARGFYLVVAPIKIEGGTGGPTRVLAILPNR, encoded by the coding sequence GCTGATATTGGTCAACGTGGCGCCGGCCGAATCGCCACTCTCGCTGGAGGATGTCGTCAACGGCAAGGCCCGCCTGGTCGATTTGACCTACGCGATCAACGAACGGGCGCCGTATTGGCCGGGCGACAACTACGAGCCGTTTCGGCTTCGCACCATTGCCACGTTGGAAAAGGATGGCGTCCTCTCCAAGGCGTTCTCGATGCCGGAGCATTTGGGCACGCATCTCGACGCGCCAAACCACTTTGAACGCAATCGCCCCAGCGTGGATCAACTGCCACCGACGGATTTATTTGCGCCGGGCGTGGTGATCGATGTCAGCGCACAGGCGAGCATGGACGCCGACTATCAATTGACCATCGCCGACATCGAGCGCTGGGAGCGCGCGCATGGCGCTATCCCCACGAAAGCCGTGGTGCTGCTCTACACTGGTTGGGGGCGATTTTGGGATCAGCCCGCGCGCTATCGCAATCAAGATGTGCGCGGGGTGATGCATTTTCCGGGCTACTCGGCCGAGGCGGCTCAATGGCTGATTGACCAGTGCGACGCGCGGGGGATTGGCATCGACACGCTGAGCATCGACCGAGGCGTTTCGCGCGACTTTGCGACGCATCATGCGGTGAATCGCGCGGGCCGGTACGGCCTGGAGAACATCGCCTCGCTCGACGAGTTGCCGGCGCGAGGTTTCTATCTGGTGGTCGCGCCGATCAAGATCGAAGGTGGCACCGGGGGCCCCACGCGCGTGCTGGCAATTCTGCCGAATCGCTAA